From a single Vibrio sp. BS-M-Sm-2 genomic region:
- a CDS encoding N-acetyltransferase family protein → MQIRTAKVTDISSILELSEQINRQHHLGAPMVFAPVSQSQADSEEYWLGLMLDPVGAFFVAVDDQQVIGFLAGKVTQNKGVSFIQSHKVARVNTIVVNDQTQSQGVGRALMKSFNQWAQASGAIELRLEVMEFNQQAQGFYESLGMETQSRTMSMRFEEL, encoded by the coding sequence ATGCAAATCCGGACCGCCAAGGTAACTGATATTAGCTCGATCTTGGAGCTCTCTGAGCAGATAAACCGTCAACATCATCTAGGTGCGCCTATGGTGTTTGCACCAGTTTCACAGAGCCAGGCCGATAGTGAAGAGTATTGGTTAGGCTTAATGCTTGATCCGGTTGGTGCTTTCTTTGTTGCTGTTGATGATCAGCAGGTGATCGGCTTTTTAGCGGGGAAGGTAACGCAGAACAAAGGTGTCAGTTTCATTCAGTCTCACAAGGTGGCAAGAGTTAATACGATTGTGGTGAATGATCAGACTCAGAGCCAAGGTGTCGGTAGAGCATTAATGAAGTCATTCAATCAATGGGCGCAAGCGAGTGGCGCGATCGAACTTCGATTGGAAGTGATGGAGTTTAATCAGCAAGCTCAGGGTTTTTATGAGTCGTTGGGGATGGAAACCCAGTCACGAACCATGTCCATGCGTTTTGAGGAGCTCTAA
- a CDS encoding Gfo/Idh/MocA family protein → MIKFAVIGTNWITQKFVQAAHESQSMQLAAVYSRNLDSAVQFAQEFDVETTYDSLDALANDKTVEAVYIASPNSLHCEQSIFMMENGKHVICEKPVASNIDEATRMFKVAQQNGVVLFEAYKSQFLPNFKQVQLGLEKIGKVHKAHINYCQYSSRYQKYLNGENPNTFNPAFSNGSLVDIGFYCVAATVALFGKPKNAQASAKLLDSGVDAHGCAIFQYPEFDVTLAHSKVSDSYAPSEIQGEQGAIIIDHIAECTDVKIRYRDGSIENLTQAQSENSMSYEAQGFVSCIEGDKETQAHAQQRALTVAKLITEMRQQVGVVYPADK, encoded by the coding sequence ATGATTAAGTTTGCTGTAATTGGAACCAATTGGATTACACAAAAGTTTGTTCAAGCTGCTCACGAATCTCAATCGATGCAACTTGCTGCGGTTTACTCTCGAAACCTAGACAGCGCGGTACAGTTCGCTCAAGAATTTGACGTTGAAACAACTTATGATTCACTCGACGCATTGGCAAATGACAAAACTGTTGAAGCCGTGTACATCGCTTCACCAAACTCGCTGCATTGCGAGCAATCTATCTTCATGATGGAAAACGGCAAGCATGTCATCTGTGAGAAGCCTGTCGCATCGAATATTGATGAAGCAACCCGAATGTTTAAGGTTGCTCAGCAAAACGGTGTAGTGTTGTTTGAGGCGTATAAATCTCAATTCCTACCGAACTTTAAGCAAGTTCAACTTGGGTTAGAAAAGATTGGCAAGGTACATAAGGCACACATCAATTACTGCCAATATTCATCGCGCTACCAAAAATACCTAAACGGTGAGAACCCAAACACCTTCAATCCTGCTTTTTCTAACGGCTCATTAGTCGATATTGGCTTCTACTGTGTTGCCGCGACAGTCGCGCTATTTGGCAAACCCAAAAATGCACAGGCTTCTGCAAAGCTACTTGATTCCGGTGTGGATGCGCATGGTTGTGCGATCTTCCAGTATCCTGAGTTTGACGTGACGCTTGCTCACTCCAAAGTCAGCGACTCTTACGCACCAAGCGAGATCCAAGGCGAGCAAGGAGCAATCATCATCGATCACATCGCTGAATGTACTGATGTTAAGATCCGCTACCGTGATGGCAGCATTGAAAACCTCACTCAAGCACAAAGCGAGAACTCAATGAGTTATGAAGCACAAGGCTTTGTAAGCTGCATTGAGGGTGATAAAGAAACTCAAGCTCACGCCCAACAACGCGCTTTAACTGTTGCAAAGTTAATTACAGAGATGCGTCAGCAAGTCGGTGTCGTTTATCCAGCCGATAAATAA
- a CDS encoding 2OG-Fe(II) oxygenase, protein MNQLIDALSTQGYFVWDDFLTHEEVVALRDCIPENWKKARIGRNDEVTRESTIRSDKIQWVRRDMGEPASLFLDKMEQIRLAANQAFFLGLFEYEAHFAKYEKGDFYQKHLDCFKGNENRRLTTVFYMNDEWTEEDAGELVVYDLKDNHIATIPPKSGRLFVFLSEQFPHEVLPTNTERFSIAGWFRINGVKDNQLDIAH, encoded by the coding sequence ATGAACCAACTAATCGATGCTCTTTCTACCCAAGGTTACTTTGTTTGGGATGACTTCTTAACGCATGAAGAAGTGGTGGCATTAAGGGATTGCATTCCAGAGAACTGGAAAAAGGCTAGGATTGGCCGTAACGATGAAGTAACACGAGAGTCGACCATTCGTAGTGACAAAATTCAGTGGGTACGCCGCGACATGGGCGAGCCAGCTTCTCTGTTCCTAGACAAGATGGAACAAATTCGTTTAGCGGCAAACCAAGCGTTCTTTTTGGGTCTGTTCGAGTACGAAGCGCACTTTGCTAAATACGAAAAAGGTGATTTCTACCAAAAGCACTTAGACTGCTTCAAAGGCAATGAGAACCGCCGTCTGACTACCGTGTTCTACATGAATGACGAGTGGACAGAAGAAGACGCAGGTGAGCTTGTGGTTTACGATCTGAAAGACAACCATATCGCGACCATTCCACCAAAGTCAGGTCGTCTATTTGTGTTCTTGTCTGAACAGTTCCCACACGAGGTACTGCCGACAAACACAGAGCGATTCAGTATCGCAGGTTGGTTCCGTATTAACGGCGTGAAAGACAACCAACTCGATATCGCACACTAA
- a CDS encoding MBL fold metallo-hydrolase, translating to MQLHTIKGYIQDMYLVEYPDKLLLLDGACRADIPHLKTFIETELMRDFSDLHTVVVTHMHPDHAGAAHALRKLTNCYLVAANRDKDWYHGIDGILMHLTDLALARWMANRLGRAKANLWYSRKLKPDYKLSDGDSIPGFDDWLVLETPGHTDRDLSVYCPSHSVAYVADLMVEVKKKLIPPFPIFHPNKYRESVSRIYDMQLDTLLVAHGGQVDFSETAFEHLLMSAPRRPVTHWRVTKIKAKKLLLSIWRFGLQSHGKSKK from the coding sequence TTGCAGCTGCATACCATTAAAGGCTACATCCAAGATATGTACTTGGTGGAGTATCCTGACAAATTACTGTTGCTCGATGGTGCATGTCGAGCCGACATCCCGCATTTGAAGACTTTCATTGAAACTGAGCTTATGCGTGATTTTTCTGATCTACACACGGTGGTGGTGACGCATATGCACCCAGACCATGCAGGCGCTGCGCATGCACTCAGAAAACTGACTAATTGTTATTTGGTGGCAGCAAACCGAGACAAAGATTGGTATCACGGCATTGATGGTATTTTGATGCACTTGACTGATCTAGCCTTAGCAAGATGGATGGCGAACCGTTTAGGAAGAGCCAAAGCGAACTTGTGGTATTCAAGAAAGTTGAAACCGGACTATAAGCTGTCGGATGGGGATAGTATTCCGGGGTTTGATGATTGGTTGGTTCTAGAAACGCCGGGTCATACCGACAGAGATCTTTCTGTCTATTGCCCATCACATAGCGTTGCTTATGTGGCTGATTTAATGGTCGAGGTTAAGAAGAAGCTGATTCCGCCTTTCCCTATCTTTCACCCTAACAAGTACCGAGAGTCAGTATCTCGTATCTATGACATGCAGCTGGATACTTTGCTAGTGGCGCATGGAGGACAAGTCGATTTTAGTGAGACAGCCTTTGAACACTTATTGATGAGCGCCCCAAGAAGACCTGTGACGCATTGGCGGGTAACCAAAATCAAAGCTAAGAAACTGCTGTTATCGATTTGGCGTTTTGGTTTGCAGTCTCATGGTAAATCCAAGAAATAG
- the grxB gene encoding glutaredoxin 2, whose protein sequence is MKLYIYDHCPFCARVAYIAQSLGLNIELVSVDYDDAQTLIDLIGKKMVPVLQKDDGSIMAESLDIIAYFLDLKSSDEQRVPSEQVTVFQARAFPLTQQIGRPRWCNLDLAEYRSPGAKEAWRASKETEGFNFQELLEKTPQFVQLINPLLKDAELLLDLENGESSQPLIDQAVYFSMLRGFCVEPSITWPPALERWLEKQSETLKLSLLR, encoded by the coding sequence ATGAAGCTTTATATTTACGACCACTGCCCTTTCTGCGCACGAGTAGCCTACATCGCTCAATCTCTAGGCTTAAACATCGAACTTGTTTCTGTGGATTATGATGATGCCCAAACCCTTATCGATTTGATCGGCAAAAAGATGGTGCCTGTGTTACAAAAAGACGACGGTTCTATCATGGCTGAGAGCTTAGATATCATCGCGTACTTCTTGGATTTGAAATCAAGCGATGAGCAGCGTGTGCCATCAGAGCAAGTTACTGTATTCCAAGCTCGCGCATTCCCGCTAACTCAACAGATTGGACGCCCACGCTGGTGTAACCTCGACTTGGCTGAATATCGCTCTCCAGGAGCCAAAGAAGCTTGGCGTGCCAGTAAAGAGACTGAAGGTTTTAACTTTCAAGAGCTCTTAGAAAAGACACCTCAGTTCGTTCAACTGATTAACCCATTACTGAAAGATGCCGAGCTCTTACTGGATCTAGAGAATGGTGAGTCATCACAGCCTCTTATCGACCAAGCAGTGTACTTCTCTATGTTGCGCGGTTTCTGCGTAGAGCCAAGCATCACATGGCCACCAGCGCTAGAACGTTGGTTAGAGAAGCAAAGCGAAACTCTGAAGCTCTCTTTACTTCGCTAG
- a CDS encoding RimK/LysX family protein produces the protein MNNKMIIGNTEALCLPELGITGLHTRVDTGAKTSSLHVDNLLCVKTDGENFVEFDLHPDVYHLEETVRCKAKLKTSKKIKSSNGEVEHRCVIETMLKIGGQEWPIDITLSNRQDMTYMMLLGRQGMSDKVIVDPAGEFLLTH, from the coding sequence ATGAACAATAAAATGATCATAGGGAATACTGAAGCACTTTGCTTACCAGAGTTAGGGATAACTGGACTACATACACGTGTTGATACAGGAGCTAAAACCTCTTCTCTACACGTAGACAATCTACTATGTGTAAAAACAGACGGTGAGAACTTCGTTGAATTCGATCTTCACCCAGACGTTTACCACCTAGAAGAGACAGTGCGCTGCAAGGCGAAACTGAAAACAAGCAAGAAAATCAAATCATCTAACGGCGAAGTTGAACACCGTTGTGTGATTGAAACCATGCTAAAAATCGGCGGTCAGGAATGGCCTATCGATATCACGCTAAGCAACCGTCAAGATATGACTTATATGATGTTGCTTGGTCGTCAAGGCATGAGTGACAAAGTGATTGTTGACCCAGCGGGTGAATTCCTGCTGACTCACTAA
- a CDS encoding glycerophosphodiester phosphodiesterase family protein: protein MSSIIVGHRGVAGTHPENTKASIEQAAKLGLKWIEVDIQPTQDDQLVVCHDHTLERCSDGKGRVDEHTLAELRQLDFGSWKSEQFAGEKILTLEELLALVEQHDLSVNLEIKVDSRHQAPHVVDLLHEELIRSNLDTDKVLLSSFSHQVVAEMARHLPRYRVGVITEQLTQADLMLINEVKAFSCHMNYEHVNQSDLNTLSEANIQTWCYTVNDPSHFKLISEVDAVFTDFPNQFSAIN from the coding sequence ATGTCGTCTATCATCGTAGGTCATCGAGGTGTAGCAGGCACTCACCCAGAAAACACCAAAGCAAGCATTGAACAAGCCGCTAAACTCGGCTTGAAATGGATTGAAGTAGATATTCAACCGACTCAGGATGATCAACTTGTGGTTTGTCACGACCACACCCTTGAGCGCTGCAGCGATGGCAAGGGTCGTGTCGACGAGCATACTCTTGCAGAGCTGCGTCAGCTTGATTTTGGAAGTTGGAAATCTGAACAGTTCGCGGGAGAAAAAATACTAACGCTAGAAGAGTTACTTGCACTTGTTGAGCAACATGATCTCAGCGTCAACCTCGAAATCAAAGTCGACAGCCGACATCAAGCTCCTCATGTCGTTGATTTACTGCACGAAGAGTTGATTCGCTCAAATTTGGACACCGATAAAGTCTTACTATCGAGCTTCAGCCATCAAGTGGTTGCTGAAATGGCTCGCCACTTACCGAGATACCGCGTCGGTGTGATCACAGAGCAACTGACTCAAGCTGATCTTATGCTCATTAATGAGGTTAAAGCATTCAGTTGCCACATGAACTATGAGCATGTAAATCAGAGCGATCTCAATACGCTCAGTGAAGCAAACATTCAAACATGGTGCTACACCGTCAACGATCCATCTCACTTCAAACTCATCTCAGAAGTCGATGCCGTATTCACTGATTTTCCGAATCAATTTAGCGCTATAAATTGA
- a CDS encoding sulfite exporter TauE/SafE family protein: MDLIFSPIFPILGAIFIFAAIVRGFSGFGFTLVALPLSALFVPVIELVPVFMLIDLLGNIQLLPKVRKHVNWRWVSKVFIPCLAFTPVGLLLLKSVSQDTIILIISAFIFASALMIYKGFQYKSEPRFAPYILGSLAGVMNGAASMSGPPIGTHALASPVAPHIARAGLIAFFVLADSSAFVSASIAGLVDRDVVWLTLALLPSSMFGGYVGSKLFERFGGAKFKPVTIALLIVIAIFSAGRVLL, translated from the coding sequence ATGGATCTCATTTTTAGTCCAATCTTCCCAATTTTGGGGGCAATCTTCATTTTCGCCGCTATTGTTCGTGGCTTCTCAGGTTTCGGTTTCACTTTAGTGGCATTGCCGTTGAGTGCGTTATTCGTGCCCGTTATCGAACTGGTTCCTGTTTTCATGCTTATCGACCTATTGGGCAATATCCAATTGCTACCGAAGGTTCGAAAACACGTCAATTGGCGCTGGGTTTCAAAGGTGTTTATCCCTTGTCTAGCCTTCACTCCGGTCGGCTTACTTCTGCTCAAGTCTGTTAGCCAAGATACAATAATTTTGATCATTAGTGCCTTCATTTTTGCGTCTGCACTTATGATCTACAAAGGGTTCCAGTACAAAAGTGAACCTAGATTTGCTCCCTATATTCTGGGCAGCCTTGCGGGTGTAATGAACGGCGCGGCTTCAATGTCAGGGCCTCCGATTGGCACGCATGCATTGGCAAGCCCAGTCGCACCCCACATTGCCAGAGCAGGCCTGATTGCGTTCTTTGTGTTGGCAGATTCCAGTGCGTTTGTATCGGCATCTATCGCGGGGTTAGTCGACCGTGATGTGGTCTGGCTTACTCTAGCACTCCTACCAAGTAGCATGTTTGGCGGCTATGTCGGTTCTAAACTGTTCGAGAGATTTGGCGGAGCGAAGTTCAAACCAGTCACCATTGCCCTGCTCATCGTGATTGCGATATTCAGTGCAGGTCGAGTCTTGCTGTAA
- a CDS encoding murein L,D-transpeptidase family protein, whose amino-acid sequence MHLFLPLSLCLLFVTSSVYAEKVVVEKIVSDATAIETIVFESTSAHSQRVSTSSSSSTSSVSSNSKHVIVVDNVLKSDSGEQVAQLSQGSSKRSPQSSSRQFYNVPDIDSEVDSLSQVVTLVKVDKSKRRMYLLKGEKVIQEFRIALGKQPKGHKRFEGDNRTPEGTYQLDYVMEESDFYRSVHINYPQPSDMQWAEQNDVDPGGNIKIHGIKNGERRSPSFIQSFDWTDGCIALTNQDMDEFLQLVKMGTPIHIEW is encoded by the coding sequence GTGCATCTGTTTTTGCCTTTATCACTGTGTTTACTGTTTGTGACTTCGAGTGTATACGCTGAGAAGGTTGTCGTTGAAAAGATCGTATCTGACGCGACGGCTATCGAAACTATCGTATTTGAATCGACATCTGCTCACTCTCAACGTGTCTCGACTTCTTCCTCTAGTTCAACCTCTTCAGTGAGCTCAAACTCCAAACATGTGATTGTAGTGGATAATGTTCTCAAAAGTGATTCTGGTGAACAAGTTGCTCAGCTATCTCAAGGTTCATCTAAACGTTCGCCTCAAAGTTCCTCTCGACAGTTTTACAACGTACCGGATATCGATTCTGAGGTAGATTCGTTGTCGCAAGTGGTCACCTTGGTCAAAGTCGATAAATCGAAACGTAGGATGTATCTGCTTAAAGGCGAAAAGGTGATTCAGGAGTTTCGTATTGCGCTAGGCAAACAACCGAAAGGGCATAAACGCTTTGAAGGGGACAACCGAACGCCGGAAGGGACATACCAGCTCGATTATGTGATGGAAGAGTCGGACTTTTATCGCTCAGTACATATTAACTATCCGCAACCTTCAGATATGCAATGGGCAGAGCAAAATGATGTTGATCCTGGGGGGAACATCAAGATCCACGGTATCAAAAATGGTGAGCGTCGTTCGCCTAGTTTTATTCAAAGCTTTGATTGGACGGATGGCTGTATCGCATTAACCAATCAAGATATGGATGAATTTCTCCAACTTGTAAAAATGGGTACCCCTATCCATATCGAATGGTAG
- a CDS encoding pyruvate, water dikinase regulatory protein yields MQIDIQSRDVFYVSDGTAITCETLGHVVLGQFPFKANEKTFPFVESEDKLSDLLKEIEISYRDNGVEPLVFFSIVIPDIKAKLLEAPAHCYDVLESIVQKVQDDIQMAPAPKLQRSRSVNKDSVKYFDRIAAIEYTLAHDDGITLKGLEEADIILLGVSRSGKTPTSLYMAMQFGLRVANYPFIHDDLARLKLLPEFEIYRHKLFGLTIDAERLTEIRENRLAGSEYASDSQCLYELQTVEAMFRREAIPYINTSSLSVEEISTRILERTGLRRRLL; encoded by the coding sequence ATGCAAATTGATATCCAAAGTCGTGATGTATTCTATGTTTCTGATGGAACGGCCATAACATGTGAGACTTTAGGGCATGTTGTTCTAGGTCAATTCCCTTTCAAAGCCAATGAAAAAACCTTTCCGTTTGTGGAAAGTGAGGACAAACTTTCTGATTTATTAAAAGAGATCGAAATTTCGTATCGTGATAATGGAGTCGAACCATTAGTGTTCTTCTCAATCGTGATTCCAGATATCAAGGCCAAGCTGCTTGAAGCGCCAGCGCACTGCTATGACGTGTTGGAAAGTATCGTTCAGAAGGTTCAGGATGATATTCAGATGGCACCAGCGCCTAAACTGCAACGTTCACGCAGTGTGAACAAAGATTCGGTTAAGTATTTCGACCGTATTGCTGCGATTGAATACACACTCGCACACGATGATGGCATCACGCTCAAAGGGCTAGAAGAAGCCGACATCATCTTGCTTGGGGTATCTCGAAGCGGTAAGACACCAACAAGCTTGTACATGGCGATGCAGTTTGGCTTACGCGTAGCAAACTACCCATTCATCCATGATGATTTAGCGCGCTTGAAGCTACTGCCTGAGTTTGAGATATACCGACACAAGCTGTTCGGTTTAACCATTGATGCAGAAAGGCTGACGGAAATCCGTGAGAACCGTTTAGCGGGCAGTGAATACGCGAGTGATTCGCAATGTTTGTATGAGCTACAAACGGTAGAGGCGATGTTCCGCCGAGAAGCGATACCTTACATCAACACGTCTTCATTATCGGTTGAAGAGATCTCGACACGAATCTTAGAGCGAACTGGTTTGAGAAGGCGCCTGTTGTAG